One window of the Leptospira broomii serovar Hurstbridge str. 5399 genome contains the following:
- a CDS encoding putative porin has protein sequence MKKRHFSTAGLLLLSLLLFPQSAIYSQKIEKKGSIQSTENSEVGAPSQKEQAISRKVGFWETFWARSSATLLMGENGGEHIFESGTKYPNLSGAKAGSRISYNRNFAYGGIELRHWWQKWEISFGYRSNGRYQRVGQGKDEDFALADFSIERGAKFGFREWSFYDTPYTFSGSKNFADGRGKLKMKQDRLSLSVRRYLGSSDPDARKNGQGFFVTGGIHYTYFKYYLYDVNQWIASDPIFYGPIGMGLSFTNTTWELPIGIGYRYSDGKWMFEGAFLGSTWYSHFRDYHYQRSLNFIGDAAGYGIEANIGGGVIVDSWLFFLRLTENRLYGSGSFQTRGGISSNDILSNAAGHYRNYLNTKQYNIEFSVTNYLEWIATK, from the coding sequence ATGAAAAAACGACATTTTTCGACAGCCGGACTCTTACTCCTCTCGCTGTTACTGTTCCCGCAATCGGCTATATACTCACAGAAAATCGAAAAAAAAGGCTCAATCCAATCAACGGAAAACTCTGAGGTCGGAGCGCCTTCACAAAAAGAACAGGCCATTTCACGGAAAGTCGGATTTTGGGAAACATTTTGGGCAAGGTCTTCCGCGACTTTACTAATGGGGGAAAACGGAGGAGAGCATATCTTCGAATCAGGAACAAAATATCCGAATCTTTCCGGAGCAAAGGCGGGATCCAGAATTTCCTATAATCGAAATTTCGCATACGGAGGAATCGAGCTCAGGCATTGGTGGCAGAAATGGGAAATCAGCTTCGGATACAGAAGTAACGGCCGGTACCAGAGGGTGGGGCAGGGCAAGGATGAGGATTTTGCTCTGGCGGATTTTTCTATCGAGAGGGGGGCTAAGTTTGGATTTCGGGAATGGAGTTTTTACGACACTCCGTATACGTTCAGCGGCTCTAAAAACTTTGCCGACGGGCGGGGAAAACTAAAAATGAAACAAGATCGCCTGAGCCTATCCGTCCGAAGATATTTAGGCTCCAGCGATCCTGACGCGCGCAAAAATGGCCAAGGTTTTTTTGTGACGGGGGGAATTCATTACACTTATTTTAAATATTATCTTTACGATGTAAATCAATGGATCGCGTCCGATCCTATCTTTTACGGACCTATCGGGATGGGGCTAAGTTTCACCAACACTACTTGGGAACTCCCGATAGGAATCGGATATAGATACTCCGACGGAAAATGGATGTTTGAAGGAGCGTTCTTGGGAAGCACATGGTATTCTCATTTCAGAGATTATCATTATCAACGAAGTTTGAATTTCATTGGAGACGCAGCAGGCTACGGGATAGAGGCGAATATCGGGGGAGGGGTGATCGTAGATTCTTGGCTATTCTTTCTACGATTGACCGAAAATAGGCTGTACGGATCGGGAAGCTTCCAAACCAGGGGTGGAATCAGCTCGAATGATATTTTATCAAATGCGGCAGGTCATTATAGAAATTATCTGAATACGAAACAGTATAATATAGAATTCTCTGTAACGAACTACTTGGAATGGATCGCAACAAAATAG
- a CDS encoding ParA family protein, translating to MKARLLEVHEILSEYAISSGEEFQKKAEAWGIPVQGKGKYKEEVLDKYFRKKKTKGFESVVIAVSNQKGGEGKTTVSICLAEALAKSGRPVLLIDWDAQANITQLYVGQVEKSVYHTLGYRGDATLSMSEIIVSLAPNLDLVPSSIHLANFTTPYERDDFELLKDALLPIRSSYEYIIIDCPPSLGLILENALIASDLVLVPIQTRAFSVQGLKDLHGTIEKIRKKANPDLGLLGAVLNQYEDSRALSGLADAIRKYFPVFDSVVYRREAIPQSQAKRKLLSEYDPKAMQMFSALAEEVVRRANGKES from the coding sequence ATGAAAGCGAGGTTGTTAGAAGTTCATGAAATTCTTTCGGAATACGCGATAAGCTCCGGAGAAGAGTTTCAAAAAAAGGCGGAAGCTTGGGGAATCCCCGTTCAGGGAAAAGGAAAATACAAGGAAGAAGTGTTGGATAAATACTTTCGCAAGAAAAAGACAAAAGGGTTTGAATCGGTGGTGATTGCCGTTTCAAACCAGAAAGGCGGAGAGGGTAAAACTACAGTATCTATATGCCTAGCGGAAGCATTGGCAAAGTCCGGTCGTCCTGTGCTTTTGATAGATTGGGATGCCCAGGCAAATATAACTCAGTTATACGTCGGCCAGGTTGAAAAGTCAGTATATCATACCTTGGGTTATCGGGGGGACGCAACCCTGTCGATGTCGGAGATTATCGTCAGTCTCGCTCCGAATTTGGATTTAGTTCCATCCTCCATTCACCTTGCAAATTTCACAACGCCCTACGAAAGGGACGACTTCGAACTGCTCAAGGACGCGCTTTTACCAATTCGATCCTCCTATGAATATATTATAATAGATTGCCCGCCGTCTCTGGGATTGATTTTGGAAAATGCTTTGATAGCGTCCGATCTGGTACTGGTTCCGATTCAAACTCGTGCTTTTAGCGTGCAAGGCCTAAAAGATCTGCACGGTACGATCGAAAAAATTCGCAAAAAGGCAAATCCGGATCTTGGATTACTAGGGGCCGTATTGAATCAGTACGAAGATTCGCGGGCCTTATCGGGATTAGCTGATGCTATTCGTAAATATTTTCCCGTCTTCGATTCGGTAGTTTACCGTCGAGAAGCAATTCCGCAATCGCAAGCCAAGAGGAAACTGCTTTCGGAATATGACCCCAAGGCGATGCAGATGTTTTCGGCTCTAGCCGAAGAGGTGGTAAGGAGGGCAAATGGCAAAGAGAGCTGA